A section of the Maylandia zebra isolate NMK-2024a linkage group LG8, Mzebra_GT3a, whole genome shotgun sequence genome encodes:
- the LOC105941173 gene encoding gap junction delta-3 protein produces MGEWGFIGGLFKDFQTHLPMLGRFWLVLVLVFRILILGTVASDMFEDEQEEFTCNTLQPGCKQVCYDEAFPISQYRFWVFHLILIATPSLLYFVYVTHQDHKRANSSSSRKRSSRKNREEKTSKALYIITVIFRILAEIGFLFVQWRLYGFEVKAHFQCSRSPCPLTVECFTSRPAEKTIFLLFYFAVGVVSAFSSIVEFLYVSCKWFCSDQEDRIYHCDCENLRNHKQEDTEEKSGGETMSVSTASSVRMKKGSVRSSSSRQSSSISHKYKNPRGKYVSASRLTL; encoded by the coding sequence ATGGGTGAGTGGGGCTTCATCGGTGGATTATTTAAAGACTTCCAGACCCATTTACCGATGCTGGGTCGTTTCTGGCTCGTCCTCGTTTTGGTGTTTAGGATACTAATCCTGGGAACTGTGGCCAGTGACATGTTTGAGGACGAGCAGGAGGAATTTACCTGTAACACCCTCCAGCCAGGATGTAAGCAGGTGTGTTACGATGAGGCTTTCCCCATCTCCCAGTACAGATTCTGGGTGTTTCATTTGATCCTCATCGCTACACCTTCTCTGCTTTACTTCGTGTATGTAACACATCAAGATCACAAGAGGGCCAACAGCTCCTCGTCGAGGAAAAGGAGCAGCAGGAagaacagagaagaaaaaacttCCAAGGCGCTCTACATTATCACTGTGATCTTCCGCATACTGGCAGAAATCGGCTTCTTATTTGTCCAGTGGCGTCTCTATGGCTTTGAGGTGAAGGCCCATTTCCAATGTAGCCGTTCTCCCTGCCCCCTAACAGTGGAGTGCTTCACTTCCCGGCCTGCAGAGAAAAcaatcttcctcctcttctactTTGCTGTAGGGGTAGTATCAGCATTTTCCAGCATTGTCGAGTTTCTCTACGTCTCTTGTAAGTGGTTTTGCTCAGACCAGGAGGACAGAATCTACCACTGTGACTGCGAGAATCTCCGCAACCACAAGCAAGAGGATACAGAGGAGAAATCAGGAGGAGAGACGATGTCAGTGAGCACGGCCAGCAGTGTGAGAATGAAGAAGGGATCAGTGAGAAGCAGCTCCAGTCGACAGAGCTCCAGCATCAGTCACAAGTACAAGAATCCAAGAGGAAAATATGTGAGCGCCTCGAGGCTTACATTGTGA